The stretch of DNA GGCCGTCCGGCTGGCAGGACGACCCCGACTGGCGCGGATGGTGGGGTGAGACGCCGCCGTTCGGCACACCGGTGCTCGTGCTCACCCACCGCCCCCGCGAGCCCCTCGTCCTCGACGGCACCACGTTCCACTTCCTCGACGCCGCTCCGGACGAGGCGCTGGAGAAGGCTCGTGAGATGGCCGGCGGTCTCGACGTGCGCATCGGCGGAGGTGCCGACGTGGCGCGCCAGTTCTTGGCCGAGCGGCTCGTCGACGTCGCGCACGTCGTGCAGGTTCCGATCGTGCTCGGTCGTGGAGCGCGCCTGTGGGACGGGCTCGCAGGGCTCGAGGACGACTACGACGTCGAGGTCGTGTCGTCGCCGTCGGGCGTCGTGCACCTGACCCTGCAGCGCAGGGCGTGAGTCAGTCGCAGTAGTCGCAGAGGCCGGTGGCGGGGAGCGCCGTGAAGCACGTCGGACAGACCTTCACCGGCTTCGTCTCGACGGCAGCGCGTGCCCTGCTGGGGCGGGTCGACGTCGTGCTCGGGCTCGCGCGGCGCACCTTGGCGGGCCGCGGCACGCCACCGTCGGCGGGCAGGTCGGTGGCGAGAGCGCGGTAGCAGAGCAGCCGGTCCTCGGCCGCGCGCGTCTCGACGTCGCGCACGACGTCACCGGTCGTGGCCAGCACGGCCCGTGCGTAGACGTCGCCGACCGTGCCGTCGCGCTGGACCGCGAGCGACGTGAGCGGCGGGTCACCTGCGCGTGCGGCAGCCAGGGCGGTGATCTCCATGAAGTCGCCGAGCCACGTGCGGCGCGACGTCGGGCTCTCCACGCGCGTGCGGACGAGGACCTGGTCGGCCAGGTCGCTGACGGTGATCACGGCGCCGTAGCGGCTCGCGGTCTCGCGGAGGATGTCGAGTGCTGCAGGGGTCCACCGGGCGAACTGGGGGAGGAGCTTGGCCACGTCTCACAACGTTAGACGACCGGTCCACGGGTACGTCCTTGCGGATCGCTCAGAGCGCCCGCCGCACGCGGATCGGACCCTTCGCGGTCGAGGGATCGACCACACGTCCGCCTTGCGTGATCTCCACTGAACCGTCGGCCACGAGCCGTCGAGCTGCCCGTCGAGCCGGCTCCATCAGCTCGCGCCAGCCGTCGGGGTCGACGCGCCTGGCCGCCTCCGAGGGACAGATCGTGGCGCCGCCGGCCCGGCCGTCGAGGAGGTCCACGATGGCCGCCTCCAGCTCCTGGTCGGTGCGCGTCACGCCGCGCTTGCGGCAGGCCTGCGAGCAGTAGCGCACCTGGTCCCAGTCGCGCTCCCACTTCTTGCGCCACTCGATCCGACGTCCGCACGACGCGCAGACCTTCGGCTCGGGGGACATGTCTCCAGTCTCGGGCCAACTCGACGATCCCGCGCGACGCAGCCGGGCCGAGACCCCTTGTCCGACGTCGAACATAGTGTCGAAACATCGATCCAGGGGAGGACGCATGACCATCTTCGACGACCAGCACAACCAGCCCGCGTGGCGCATCCAGACGATCAGCGACCCGCCCGGCGTGCCGTCGTTCGGCTACACCGTCGGGCTGGCGCGCTACGGCCTGCACGACCTGCATGTGTCGTCTCGACCCAGTCTGGGCTGCGATCCCGGCGCTGACTACGTCCTGGGCCATCGCGCGATGGCGCGTGTGCTCGGCGACGTCGCGGCAGCGATGGCCGCCGATGCGCTCAGCCTCGGCGACGACGTCGACGTGCAGCTCGACGCCGGCCTCAGCACCGCGTACCTCGAGGTCGGTGCGCCCGTGCCCGCCGGCTGGGTGGAGGCACTGCGAGCGTCGTCGGACGCCGTCGTCCCGCTGCCGTGGGCGCTCGTGCGGTGCCCGGTCGGCGCCGACCCGGGCGTGCCGCCCGAGGAGGTCGGCGGCTGGCGACGTCGCGTGGGAGATCTCGTGGCCCGGACACCGCGGGTGCACGGCTTCGAAGATCCCGACCCCAGCGCGTTCCCCGCGAGGGATGACGCGCTCGGTCCGCTGGCCCCCTGGGTGCACGCGGTCGCGCAGGCCCTGGCGTCGGCGCCCGCCGGTGCGATCGTGTCGAGCCTGGTCGACGACGTGGTCGCGCAGCGCGACCCCGAGCTGCGCACCCAGCTGCGCGAACGCTCGCGCACGGTCGGTCGGGTGCAGGTGCTCGAGCCGGTCGAGCGGCTGACCGGACGGGTCGTGCGCGCGATCAGCCAACGTTGCGGGTACCGGACGGCCGTCGCGGTGGCGCGCCGACGGTCGGACCTGCCGTACGGCTGCTGCGTCGAGCAGCACCTCGCGCGGCTGGTCCACGACGCCATCGAGTCGTGCCTGCTGGTGGCTGCGCTCGACGACGCCGTCACCGCGTCGGAGCGCACCGCCGTCCAGGCCGCGTGGACGCCGTTCGTCCCCTTCGGCGTGTCAGTGGGAGCGGCGGTGTGACCACGAAGTCGACAACAGTTCCCAGGAGAGCAGTAACCACGCCGCGTGCTCGTCGTTGGGTGTGCTACACGCGCTCCGATTCCGACGGAGCGCACGTTCGGGGGAACGATAGACATGCGTCGACGCATCATCTCCACATCCATCGGAGCGGCCGCCTTGGCGCTGGCTGCTCTCACCGCGCCGGCCCAGGCCGGCGCCGACGACCAGGCTCGTCTGCAGCCGTTCCTGGCCGACCAGCTGTCGACCTTGAAGGGCGGCGCCGCCACGACCGTGCTGGTCCACGGCCGCACCTTGGTCGACGCCGAGCGAGCGGTACGCCACTCCGGTCTGGAGCGGGCCGGCAGTTTCGACAAGATCGGCGTGGTGATCGCCAGCGGGACGCGCAGCGAGATCGAGGCTGCCCGATCGGCCGAGGGCGTCACCTACCTCGAGGGCGACCAGCCCATCGAGTACCACCAGGAGACGTCGAACATCGCCACGCGTGGCGCCGAGGCCGCTGCGACGCTCACGGGAGCGGACGGCACGGCCCTCACGGGTCGCGGCGTCAGCGTCGCCGTGATCGACTCCGGCGTCGACCCGACGCACCCGTACCTGAGGGGTGCGACTGTCGCGAACCTGAAGTCGGTGTGCTCGCCGCTCGACGAGTCGACCTGCCAGGTGCTGCGCGTGCCCAACGCGCTCGACACGGACACGACGTCGCTCGGCGGCCACGGGACGCACGTCGCGGGCATCGCGGTCGGTCGACCCACGACGTTGACGAGCGGGGAGAAGCTGCAGGGCGCGGCGCCGGGCGCGAGCCTGGTGTCGCTGTCGACGGGCGCGGGGATCCTCATCCTCGGCGCGGACGCGTCGCTGAACTGGGTCCTGGAGAACCACGCGAAGCCGTGCGGCGACGGGGTGTCGGCGGCCGAGTGCCCGCCGATCAAGGTCACGAACAACTCCTACGGGCCGTCGGGTGGCGGTGCGTTCGACCCCGAGTCGGCGACCGTGAAGCTTCAGCGCGCGCTGGCTGCCGAGGGTGTCGTGACGGTGTGGGCTGCCGGCAACGACGGCGGTGACGGCAGCGAGAGCCTGACGAACCCGCCCGGTCAGGACCCGACGGGCGGCATCATCTCCGTCGCGTCGTACTACGACGTCGACACCGGCACCCGCGACGGCCGGGTCTCGTCGTTCTCCAGCCGCGGTGCGGCAACGGACCGGTCCACGTGGCCGGACGTGTCGGCGCCGGGGGAGGACATCACGTCCTCGTGCCGTCCGTACCTCGTGATCTGCGCGACGGGTCTGGACCCGAAGGACGGGCCTGGTCCGCTCGACGTGGGCACGTTCAACACGATCAGCGGAACGTCGATGGCCGCGCCGCACGTGGCGGGTATCGTCGCGCAGCTGTTCCAGGCTGACCCGACGGCGACGCCGGCCGAGGTGGAGGCGGCGTTGACGTCGACGGCGTACAAGTACACCGACGGCAGTGCCTACGTCGACGGCTCGTCCTTCGACAAGGGTCACGGTCTGGTCGACGTGGTGGCTGCGGTGTCGGCCCTGCGCTGAGCCGGACCGGCGAGGTCCTGGGACACCCCTGGCGGGTCCCAGGACCTCGTCGTCGCTCGGTCAGCGTCGTGGTGAGACGAGCACCGGAGCGGCCTCGGTGACCTGGAGCGGGGTCGCTGCGCCGGTGGCGGTGAGTGGCTGGCCGAGGGGTGTCCACGCTCCACCGTCGACGCGGTACCGGACGGTGTAGGTGGTGTCGACGCGGATGCTGACCCGCTCGGCGGTGCGCTGGTAGGTGTGCGTGACGTCCTTCGCCGGGTAGGGCCGACCGGGTCGCGTGGTGGTCCGGCTCGTCCCGTCCCCGTGGTGCCAGGTGTAGCCGGTGGGCGTCGCCTCGACGTCGATGTCGTGCCCGAGCAGGGTGATGCTCTCGCGCACCGGCCGCGGGTCGGTGTGCAGGATCGTCGGCACGTTCACGAGAGTCCGCCCGCCCGGCTGGACGGTGACCCGCAGCGCCGGCATCGGGATCTCGCTGACCGCCCGCCGCACATCACCCTCGGTCAGCTCCGGCTCCTCCTGCGGCGCGACCTCG from Aeromicrobium erythreum encodes:
- a CDS encoding dihydrofolate reductase family protein, which translates into the protein MSRVRMHNLSISLDGFAAGEPQALETPMGHAGQRLHTWMFDTAFGAAMMGRAGGSDGVDQAFAQRFADGIGVEIMGAGKFGPSGWQDDPDWRGWWGETPPFGTPVLVLTHRPREPLVLDGTTFHFLDAAPDEALEKAREMAGGLDVRIGGGADVARQFLAERLVDVAHVVQVPIVLGRGARLWDGLAGLEDDYDVEVVSSPSGVVHLTLQRRA
- a CDS encoding DUF2256 and DUF3253 domain-containing protein, giving the protein MSPEPKVCASCGRRIEWRKKWERDWDQVRYCSQACRKRGVTRTDQELEAAIVDLLDGRAGGATICPSEAARRVDPDGWRELMEPARRAARRLVADGSVEITQGGRVVDPSTAKGPIRVRRAL
- a CDS encoding S8 family serine peptidase, which encodes MRRRIISTSIGAAALALAALTAPAQAGADDQARLQPFLADQLSTLKGGAATTVLVHGRTLVDAERAVRHSGLERAGSFDKIGVVIASGTRSEIEAARSAEGVTYLEGDQPIEYHQETSNIATRGAEAAATLTGADGTALTGRGVSVAVIDSGVDPTHPYLRGATVANLKSVCSPLDESTCQVLRVPNALDTDTTSLGGHGTHVAGIAVGRPTTLTSGEKLQGAAPGASLVSLSTGAGILILGADASLNWVLENHAKPCGDGVSAAECPPIKVTNNSYGPSGGGAFDPESATVKLQRALAAEGVVTVWAAGNDGGDGSESLTNPPGQDPTGGIISVASYYDVDTGTRDGRVSSFSSRGAATDRSTWPDVSAPGEDITSSCRPYLVICATGLDPKDGPGPLDVGTFNTISGTSMAAPHVAGIVAQLFQADPTATPAEVEAALTSTAYKYTDGSAYVDGSSFDKGHGLVDVVAAVSALR